One window of Mesorhizobium loti R88b genomic DNA carries:
- a CDS encoding type II secretion system F family protein, with protein sequence MQGFIEFLASLAPTSLIPVAILLLALGTVAVAWPMVTAKGDRNDVKRRLKVDHGPVATKPEPVQKKNADVVRDKAVKRAQAFYARSDPENVARLRMKLIQAGYMEPRAVGMFFIIRFSALVGGALGAFVLNQLMASADATMASRWAFIILSGVAGYFLPGLVLTQKTREKMREYRNGFPDFMDLMIVCSDAGMSMEAGIERVSRELARTYPALSQNLQLVSLELRAGRSIDDALKALAERLSLDEVRSFATLLQQSKELGTSLSGALRVFSDEMRHKRMSLAEEKAHALPAKMSIPVTVCILPVVLMIAIIPIIVKMTGAH encoded by the coding sequence ATGCAGGGCTTCATCGAATTCCTCGCCTCGCTCGCGCCGACCTCATTGATACCGGTGGCCATCCTGCTGTTGGCCCTGGGCACCGTCGCGGTCGCCTGGCCGATGGTGACGGCGAAGGGCGACCGCAACGACGTGAAGCGCCGTCTCAAGGTCGACCATGGCCCGGTGGCGACGAAACCCGAGCCGGTGCAGAAGAAGAACGCTGACGTCGTGCGCGACAAGGCGGTGAAGCGGGCGCAGGCGTTCTACGCCAGGAGCGATCCGGAAAATGTCGCGCGGCTGCGCATGAAGCTGATCCAGGCCGGCTATATGGAGCCGCGCGCCGTCGGCATGTTCTTCATCATACGTTTCTCGGCGCTGGTCGGCGGCGCGCTTGGTGCCTTTGTCCTCAACCAGTTGATGGCCAGTGCCGACGCGACGATGGCCAGCCGCTGGGCGTTCATCATCCTGTCGGGCGTGGCCGGCTACTTCCTGCCCGGTCTGGTGCTGACCCAGAAGACGCGCGAGAAGATGCGCGAATACCGCAACGGCTTTCCCGATTTCATGGACCTGATGATCGTCTGCTCGGATGCCGGCATGAGCATGGAAGCCGGCATCGAGCGCGTCTCCAGGGAACTCGCCAGGACTTATCCGGCGCTGAGCCAGAACCTGCAGCTGGTGTCGCTGGAGCTGAGGGCCGGGCGCAGCATCGACGATGCGCTTAAGGCGCTCGCCGAGCGCCTCAGCCTGGACGAGGTTCGCTCCTTCGCCACGCTGTTGCAGCAGTCGAAGGAACTCGGCACCAGCCTGTCAGGCGCGCTGCGCGTCTTCTCCGACGAAATGCGCCACAAGCGCATGTCGCTGGCCGAGGAAAAGGCGCACGCCTTGCCGGCCAAGATGTCGATCCCGGTAACGGTGTGCATCCTGCCGGTGGTGCTGATGATCGCGATCATCCCGATCATCGTAAAGATGACGGGCGCGCATTAG
- a CDS encoding GGDEF domain-containing protein: protein MLDFSSLLLAAALSGTCLAVTMFAIWFTAPRAGFVLTVACGILVLVAHVILFWRYTREPDPLLCQIALALLSLGFLTICISAMQYLGVPDYRRAVVPTFAAMAVCAAATFLGLDGVGFIITYAVVTVLLSTIGAMFWINGSHDRRILLVVSFLSGTCAVSFALCGVVLMAKGQWTLGAAPDNWAERLNSVVAVACMTGLGALTLSLHHLQAQIELKAETMTDPLTGLMNRRGLTSLYGERTFGPFMTIVMFDLDHFKRTNDIYGHPIGDQVLCRFAAVIRKYARTGVDAFRLGGEEFAIVMSRMTEERAHDLASKVGVAFGTEIVATPLGPLRSTVSGGIGVGGTDGSTLDEVLAEADAALYAAKRAGRNRVISRTRMGKAEPDRPALRSA from the coding sequence ATGCTGGATTTCAGTTCGCTCCTGCTCGCAGCCGCCCTGTCGGGTACCTGCCTGGCCGTCACCATGTTTGCGATCTGGTTCACCGCGCCGCGCGCGGGCTTCGTGCTGACGGTGGCATGCGGCATTCTCGTGCTCGTCGCGCATGTGATCCTGTTCTGGCGATACACCAGGGAGCCTGATCCGCTGCTTTGCCAGATCGCGCTGGCGCTGCTCAGCCTGGGCTTCCTCACCATCTGCATTTCGGCCATGCAGTATCTCGGCGTGCCGGACTATAGGCGGGCGGTTGTGCCGACATTTGCCGCCATGGCTGTCTGCGCGGCCGCGACCTTCCTCGGCCTTGACGGTGTCGGCTTCATCATCACCTACGCAGTGGTAACCGTGCTGCTCTCGACGATCGGGGCCATGTTCTGGATCAATGGCAGTCACGATCGCCGGATCCTGCTGGTGGTCTCGTTCCTGAGCGGCACCTGTGCGGTGTCGTTCGCCCTTTGCGGCGTGGTTCTGATGGCCAAGGGCCAATGGACGCTTGGCGCGGCGCCCGATAACTGGGCCGAACGCCTGAATTCCGTCGTGGCCGTCGCCTGCATGACCGGTCTCGGTGCCTTGACGCTCTCGCTTCACCACCTACAGGCGCAAATCGAGTTGAAGGCCGAGACCATGACCGATCCGTTGACCGGGTTGATGAACCGCCGCGGGCTGACGTCGCTCTATGGCGAACGGACCTTTGGTCCGTTCATGACGATCGTCATGTTCGACCTCGATCATTTCAAGAGGACCAACGACATCTACGGTCATCCCATCGGGGACCAGGTCCTGTGCCGCTTCGCCGCCGTCATCCGGAAATATGCCAGGACCGGCGTCGACGCCTTTCGCCTGGGCGGCGAGGAGTTTGCCATCGTCATGTCGCGGATGACGGAAGAGCGGGCCCATGATCTGGCCAGTAAGGTCGGCGTTGCCTTCGGCACCGAAATCGTTGCCACCCCGCTCGGTCCCCTGCGCAGCACGGTCAGCGGCGGCATCGGTGTCGGCGGCACCGATGGCAGCACGCTCGACGAGGTGCTGGCCGAGGCGGATGCCGCACTCTACGCCGCCAAGCGGGCTGGCCGAAATCGCGTCATCAGCCGCACAAGAATGGGCAAGGCCGAACCGGATAGGCCGGCCTTGCGCTCAGCGTAA
- the gcvH gene encoding glycine cleavage system protein GcvH codes for MATTYFTSDHEWLRVEGGIATVGITDYAQEQLGDLVFVELPEIGKKLAKGDTAVVVESVKAASDVYAPVDGEITEANGTLSSDPSLVNSAATGAGWLWKMKLADESQLAGLMDEAAYKAHIA; via the coding sequence ATGGCAACGACCTATTTCACATCAGATCACGAATGGCTCCGTGTCGAGGGCGGCATCGCCACTGTCGGCATCACCGACTACGCGCAGGAGCAGCTTGGCGATCTCGTCTTCGTCGAACTGCCCGAGATCGGCAAGAAGCTGGCCAAGGGCGATACCGCCGTCGTGGTCGAATCCGTAAAGGCAGCTTCGGATGTGTACGCGCCGGTCGATGGTGAAATCACTGAGGCCAACGGCACGCTGTCGTCCGACCCATCGCTGGTCAACTCGGCGGCGACCGGCGCCGGCTGGCTGTGGAAGATGAAGCTTGCCGATGAAAGCCAGCTCGCCGGCCTCATGGATGAAGCCGCCTACAAAGCCCATATCGCCTGA
- a CDS encoding tetratricopeptide repeat protein codes for MGQTKFAAVAMMAAVLVITGCTTNSNVDTTKTTAIPSAAKAVDTSDLAQGKAQFRDANYGLAEQHFRKAVELKADNAEAWMGLAASYDELGRFDFADRAYSQLLKVAGRKPQIVNNMGYSQLLRGNKKKARALLLEAKAGMADSAVVNANLALLNKG; via the coding sequence ATGGGTCAGACAAAATTTGCGGCGGTGGCCATGATGGCGGCCGTCCTCGTGATCACCGGTTGCACGACGAACAGCAACGTCGACACAACCAAGACGACCGCGATCCCATCGGCGGCGAAGGCTGTCGACACGTCCGATCTGGCGCAAGGCAAGGCGCAGTTTCGCGATGCCAATTATGGCCTCGCCGAACAGCATTTCCGCAAAGCCGTCGAGTTGAAGGCGGACAATGCGGAGGCCTGGATGGGGCTCGCCGCTTCCTATGACGAACTCGGCCGCTTCGACTTTGCTGACCGCGCCTACAGCCAGCTCTTGAAGGTCGCCGGCCGCAAACCGCAGATCGTCAACAATATGGGCTATTCGCAACTGTTGCGCGGCAACAAGAAGAAAGCCCGGGCGCTGCTGCTCGAAGCAAAGGCCGGCATGGCCGACTCCGCGGTCGTCAACGCCAATCTCGCTTTGCTCAACAAGGGCTGA
- the gcvP gene encoding aminomethyl-transferring glycine dehydrogenase codes for MSAALTPFSARHIGPDVSDVRAMLAVIGVPSVETLISQAVPQSIRLDVPLALPAAASEAEALAELSATMAGNTVLKSFIGAGYHGVHVPPVIQRNLFENPAWYTAYTPYQAEISQGRLEMLFNFQTLVTELTGLPVASASLLDEATAVAEAVGIALRHHRDKRTKVALAGTPHPQTLDVVRTRAEPLGIQIDGETIDDNTAALLVSWPDTFGVYGDHRAAIDKARATGAIVVFIADPLGLTLTDAPAKLGADIAVGPMQRFGVPMGFGGPHAAYCAVSDRLTRLMPGRLVGQSTDSKGRPGYRLALQTREQHIRRDKATSNICTAQALLANMATAYAIWHGPAGLQAIAGRIHALANRLASGLKAAGVTVLGASRFDTVTAEVKGKAAQIAAAAEKTGRLLRVIDADHVGISFDETSTDADLDAIAVLFGAKAAPSADSTVPGKPRGKEFLTQPVFHENKSETDMMRLLRRLADKDLALDRSMIPLGSCTMKLNAAAEMMPVSWPSIANLHPFAPSAHSAGYRAMIGELEGWLSEITGFDAVSLQPNAGSQGEYAGLLAIRAYHRARDEGHRTVCLIPSSAHGTNPASAAMAGMSVVVVRCLEDGNIDMDDMRAKANEHSKNLAALMFTYPSTHGVYEEGARHLCALIHEHGGQVYFDGANLNALVALARPADIGADVCHMNLHKTFCIPHGGGGPGVGPIGVKAHLKPYLPGHVTEGSAHAVSAAPFGSASILPITWMYIRMMGAAGLKQATETAIISANYVATRLAPHFPLLYKGRSGRIAHECILDTRVLKESAGISVDDIAKRLIDYGFHAPTMSFPVAGTLMVEPTESEPKRELDRFCEAMIAIAGEVAKVARGEWPLTDNPLVNAPHTAAETLAGQWTHPYSRLEAAYPAGDADTAAKYWPPVSRIDNVAGDRNLVCSCPPLSDYLGAAE; via the coding sequence ATGAGCGCAGCACTTACCCCTTTCTCGGCCCGCCATATCGGTCCTGATGTCAGCGATGTCAGAGCCATGCTTGCGGTGATCGGCGTTCCCTCGGTCGAGACGCTGATCAGCCAGGCCGTGCCGCAATCGATTCGCCTCGACGTGCCGCTGGCCCTACCCGCGGCAGCGAGCGAAGCCGAAGCACTGGCCGAATTGTCGGCGACCATGGCTGGGAATACGGTGCTGAAAAGCTTCATCGGTGCGGGGTATCACGGCGTCCATGTGCCGCCGGTCATCCAGCGCAATCTGTTCGAGAATCCGGCCTGGTACACGGCCTACACGCCCTATCAGGCCGAGATCAGCCAGGGCCGTCTGGAAATGCTGTTCAACTTCCAGACACTGGTCACCGAACTGACCGGCCTCCCGGTTGCATCGGCCTCGCTGCTCGATGAGGCGACCGCGGTCGCCGAAGCGGTCGGCATTGCGCTGCGCCACCACCGCGACAAGCGCACCAAGGTGGCGCTTGCCGGCACGCCGCATCCGCAGACGCTCGATGTCGTGCGCACCCGCGCCGAACCGCTCGGCATCCAGATCGACGGCGAGACGATCGACGACAACACGGCTGCCCTGCTCGTCTCCTGGCCCGACACCTTTGGCGTCTATGGCGACCACAGGGCCGCGATCGACAAGGCCCGCGCCACCGGCGCCATCGTCGTCTTCATCGCCGATCCGCTTGGCCTGACGCTGACCGATGCGCCGGCGAAACTCGGCGCCGACATCGCTGTCGGCCCGATGCAGCGCTTTGGCGTGCCGATGGGCTTTGGCGGCCCGCACGCCGCCTATTGCGCCGTCTCCGACAGGCTGACACGCCTGATGCCCGGCCGCTTGGTCGGCCAGTCCACAGACAGCAAGGGCCGGCCCGGATACCGCCTGGCCTTGCAGACGCGCGAACAGCATATCCGCCGCGACAAGGCGACCTCCAACATCTGCACCGCGCAGGCGCTGCTCGCCAATATGGCGACGGCCTATGCCATCTGGCACGGCCCCGCCGGGCTGCAGGCGATTGCCGGGCGCATCCACGCCCTGGCCAATCGTCTGGCAAGCGGCCTGAAAGCGGCGGGCGTTACGGTGCTCGGTGCCAGCCGCTTCGACACGGTGACGGCCGAAGTGAAAGGCAAGGCCGCGCAGATTGCCGCCGCCGCCGAAAAGACCGGCCGGCTGCTGCGCGTCATCGACGCCGACCATGTCGGCATCAGCTTCGACGAGACCTCGACCGACGCCGATCTCGATGCGATCGCGGTCCTGTTCGGCGCCAAGGCCGCTCCCTCGGCCGACAGCACGGTGCCCGGCAAGCCGCGTGGAAAAGAGTTTCTGACCCAGCCGGTCTTCCATGAGAACAAGTCGGAAACCGACATGATGCGCCTGCTGCGCCGGCTGGCCGACAAGGATTTGGCGCTCGACCGCTCAATGATCCCGCTCGGCTCCTGCACCATGAAGCTCAACGCGGCGGCCGAAATGATGCCGGTGAGCTGGCCAAGCATCGCCAATCTGCATCCCTTCGCGCCATCGGCGCATTCAGCCGGCTACCGCGCCATGATCGGTGAACTGGAAGGCTGGCTGTCGGAGATCACCGGCTTCGACGCGGTCAGCCTGCAGCCCAATGCCGGCAGCCAGGGCGAATATGCCGGCCTGCTTGCCATCCGCGCCTATCATCGCGCGCGCGATGAAGGCCACCGCACCGTCTGCCTGATCCCCTCCTCCGCGCATGGCACCAATCCGGCAAGTGCGGCGATGGCCGGCATGAGCGTTGTCGTCGTGCGCTGCCTGGAGGACGGCAATATCGACATGGACGATATGCGGGCCAAGGCCAACGAGCATTCGAAGAACCTTGCCGCGCTGATGTTCACCTATCCCTCGACGCATGGCGTCTACGAGGAAGGCGCCCGTCACCTCTGCGCCCTCATCCATGAGCATGGCGGCCAGGTCTATTTCGACGGCGCCAACCTCAACGCGCTGGTAGCACTTGCCCGCCCGGCCGATATCGGCGCCGATGTCTGTCATATGAACCTGCATAAGACCTTCTGCATCCCGCATGGCGGCGGCGGCCCCGGCGTTGGCCCGATCGGCGTCAAGGCGCACCTGAAACCCTATCTGCCGGGCCATGTCACCGAGGGCTCTGCGCATGCCGTGTCGGCGGCACCGTTCGGCAGCGCCTCCATCCTGCCGATCACCTGGATGTATATCCGCATGATGGGTGCTGCCGGCCTGAAGCAGGCAACGGAGACCGCCATCATCTCGGCCAACTACGTGGCGACACGGCTCGCGCCGCACTTCCCGTTGCTCTATAAGGGACGGAGCGGTCGCATCGCGCATGAATGCATCCTCGACACCCGTGTGCTCAAGGAAAGCGCCGGCATCAGTGTCGACGATATCGCCAAGCGCCTGATCGATTACGGTTTCCACGCGCCGACCATGTCGTTTCCGGTTGCCGGAACGCTGATGGTGGAGCCGACCGAATCCGAACCCAAGCGCGAGCTCGACCGTTTCTGCGAGGCAATGATTGCCATTGCGGGTGAAGTGGCGAAAGTCGCCAGGGGCGAGTGGCCGCTGACCGACAATCCGCTGGTCAACGCACCGCACACCGCCGCCGAGACGCTGGCCGGCCAGTGGACCCACCCCTACTCGCGTCTGGAAGCAGCCTATCCCGCCGGCGACGCCGACACGGCGGCAAAGTACTGGCCGCCCGTGTCGCGCATCGACAATGTTGCCGGCGACCGCAACCTGGTCTGCTCCTGCCCGCCGCTGTCGGACTATCTGGGTGCGGCCGAATAG
- the gcvT gene encoding glycine cleavage system aminomethyltransferase GcvT → MTGDDSRHLPLEDIHTAVGARFGAFAGWSMPLTYPAGVMKEHLHTREHAGLFDISHMKLFEVSGPQAVALLNRACPLDAGALDISQSKLSFFLNEAGGILDDLIVTRLGDTRFMVVANAGNAAADEKHLRALAANFDVRVEPLDRVFLAIQGPEAWAALSRAGIETGSLLFMHGVEPRENWFMSRSGYTGEDGFEIGLPEADARDLVAKLLADERVLWIGLAARDSLRLEAGLCLHGQDITPETDPAAAALMWAIPREIRASGAFIGADALRDAVERGPAHKRIGLKPEGRQPVRAGAALFDANGNPAGHVTSGGFGPSAGHPVAMGYVATALAKPGTRVFADVRGTKIPVDVSSLPFTPHRYRKG, encoded by the coding sequence ATGACGGGCGACGACAGCAGACACCTCCCCCTCGAAGATATTCACACCGCGGTCGGTGCGCGCTTTGGCGCCTTTGCCGGCTGGTCGATGCCGCTGACCTATCCGGCCGGCGTGATGAAAGAGCATCTGCACACCCGCGAACATGCCGGCCTGTTCGACATCTCGCACATGAAGCTGTTCGAGGTCAGCGGGCCGCAAGCCGTTGCGCTACTCAACCGCGCCTGCCCGCTGGACGCCGGCGCGCTCGACATCTCGCAGTCGAAACTGTCCTTCTTCCTCAATGAGGCAGGCGGCATCCTGGACGACCTGATCGTCACCCGTCTCGGCGATACCAGGTTCATGGTGGTCGCCAATGCCGGCAACGCCGCCGCCGACGAAAAGCATCTGCGCGCGCTGGCTGCTAATTTCGATGTCAGGGTTGAGCCGCTCGACCGCGTTTTCCTGGCGATCCAGGGTCCCGAAGCCTGGGCGGCACTGTCCCGCGCCGGCATCGAGACCGGCTCGCTGCTTTTCATGCACGGGGTCGAGCCGCGAGAAAACTGGTTCATGAGCCGGTCGGGTTATACCGGCGAGGACGGTTTCGAGATCGGCCTGCCGGAGGCGGACGCTCGGGATCTGGTCGCGAAATTACTTGCCGATGAGCGTGTGCTGTGGATCGGCCTTGCCGCGCGCGACTCTCTAAGGCTGGAGGCCGGGCTGTGCCTGCACGGCCAGGACATCACGCCGGAGACCGACCCGGCCGCGGCCGCGCTGATGTGGGCAATCCCCAGGGAAATCCGTGCTTCCGGCGCTTTCATCGGCGCCGACGCCTTGCGTGACGCGGTGGAACGCGGCCCGGCGCACAAGCGCATCGGGCTGAAACCGGAGGGCCGTCAGCCGGTGCGCGCCGGTGCTGCCCTGTTCGACGCCAACGGTAACCCCGCCGGCCATGTCACGTCGGGTGGCTTCGGCCCCTCGGCAGGCCATCCGGTCGCCATGGGCTATGTCGCCACAGCGCTGGCAAAGCCCGGGACACGGGTTTTCGCCGATGTGCGCGGCACGAAGATCCCCGTCGACGTCAGTTCCCTGCCCTTCACCCCTCATCGCTACCGTAAAGGATGA